The region TCCAATAACCGCGGATCCTTTGCGAAGATGGCTGCAGGCCGAATGAAGCCTCCGCAGGCTTGCTGCGCAGCAACTCAAGCTGACGGGGCGTATACCACTCTTGCGGTCTAGGGCCTCGGAAGTTCTGAGGACAATGCCTGCAAGGACGCCAGCGACTATGCGAGTTGCACGACTCAGCTGAGCGGGCATCACCAGGAGCGACCAAGACAGCATCAACGGCAGTAATACGTAGGCAGCCGGCTGGGGGCTGTGTCGAGGCCGGGAAAGCGCTCCTTGTAGTATGCAATCTGGGAGGCACAAGAAGGAACTGTGAGGTCGTGTATTGCTTTTGTCCCCTCCCCTGCCGCAAATGTGGTACTAGCCTGCCACACAAAAGGTGGCGCTCCGGTGTTTTGGTGATCGCAATGCAGGTACGGATACAATAACCTCACCGGCCCGCCTTTGAgctctgcctgccgccgagtGTCAGTGTCGTCGATGCAGCAAGCTTCGTCCGTCAAGCTATCATGTTATCCCAAAACCCAAAACGCGCCCTAATTGCGTTGCTGGGCATCGCGccgcttcctcttcttgcccAAGATCCCTACCCGATCACTGGTGTTCCCGTGAGCGATCCTGGGAATGGAGTCCCTCTTAGGCGGAACATCAACGAGCTCCAGGCGGCAGGAGGAGCGCAATGGTATGGCCAATGGACTGATGGGCATGGCAGCTGCCTGGTCAGATGCTCTCTGAGACCTGCACATACTGACGGCATCACATCAGGGAGCTTTACATCCGCTCGCTGCTCGAGATGCAGCACAGCAACTACACCGATCCGCTGTCGTACTTTCAAATAAATGGTATGTTCCTCTCTTGTCTCACTCTACTGGTTGCCGGTCTCATTAGACGGCATCAAGGCATCCATGGGAGGCCCTTCGTGGAGTGGAACGGAACCGGCGGTCAGCAAACAACGGGATGGGCTGGATACTGCCCTCATGGCGTGAGTAAATCACCACCCTCCGCGCACTTGGAATCTATTCAGCTAATACCGTCCATAGGAAAAACTCTTTATATCATGGCATCGTCCATATGTGATACTTTTTGAGGTTTGTCGTGGCTAAGAAACTTGCCCAGACACGTGCACGAAAACGTCAACTCACACTCCCTACAGCAAGTACTGGTAAGCCATGCCAAACGCCTTGCTCAAACGTACCCTCAAGGCCTACGGGAGGTGTACACACAAGCGGCCGACCAGCTGCGGTCTCCGTACTGGGACTGGGCCGACAACTCAGCGGTTCCGCCAGCGACTGTTCCCGCCAAGGTGACGGTCAATATCCccaacggcgatggcgtgcaggaggaagaggtggaCAACCCGCTCTATTCCTACGACATCCCACAGCCAGTCCTCGACGGTCAGTATGGGGCGTTTGATAGCGAGAACAGGCCGCGGACCATGCGGTGCCCCGCGCCGCAGACATACCCCGAGTCTGCCAATGGTCTCCTCGCCCAACGGCCTTATAGACAATGGGTGGTGAGTAGACGACCCAGTTGCCCCCACCTCTTTTTCTCAGCTAACATGTGCAGTACGATGCATTCACCCGCGCAGTGGACTTTACCGACTTTGCGACAACAAGCCCAACAATTGTCAGCCTCGAGCTGATTCACAATGGCGTACATTGGGATGCGGCTTGTGGGCAACAATTTCTGAGTCCGGAGTTGGCAGCTTTCGAT is a window of Purpureocillium takamizusanense chromosome 10, complete sequence DNA encoding:
- a CDS encoding Tyrosinase (COG:S~EggNog:ENOG503NXY8~SECRETED:SignalP(1-23~SECRETED:cutsite=LLA-QD~SECRETED:prob=0.8115)) — its product is MLSQNPKRALIALLGIAPLPLLAQDPYPITGVPVSDPGNGVPLRRNINELQAAGGAQWELYIRSLLEMQHSNYTDPLSYFQINGIHGRPFVEWNGTGGQQTTGWAGYCPHGEKLFISWHRPYVILFEQVLVSHAKRLAQTYPQGLREVYTQAADQLRSPYWDWADNSAVPPATVPAKVTVNIPNGDGVQEEEVDNPLYSYDIPQPVLDGQYGAFDSENRPRTMRCPAPQTYPESANGLLAQRPYRQWVYDAFTRAVDFTDFATTSPTIVSLELIHNGVHWDAACGQQFLSPELAAFDPLFMLHHSNIDRLWSYWQALKPDQDIFQDSYSGQSRFASPAGKTISSKSPLEPFFGPNRVQHTTESVRSIRGFGYSYEGLEYWNKSPEQMQQDTTRLINRLYSAQPAPLDRRQETETKSRYFARIGVDREEIPKPCQIKLFHGNEEIAGVVVMGQPAVGRMSAGLPLDRFMHPSKMSAMDHDEKTKSIASSLNVKIVKPDGSTVENVKSLVVELEDVTVRPPVTDDKFPKYGSSKFHNVSNS